Proteins encoded in a region of the Methylosinus trichosporium OB3b genome:
- the obgE gene encoding GTPase ObgE — MKFLDQAKIYVRSGDGGAGCVSFRREKFIEFGGPDGGDGGRGGDVVAICVDGLNTLIDYRYQQHFKARTGTHGMGKNRAGAKGADAVLKVPVGTQIFEEDEETLIADLTEVGQTAVIARGGNGGFGNLHFTTSTNRAPRRANPGQEGIERNIVLRLKLIADAGLIGLPNAGKSTFLASVSAARPKIADYPFTTLYPGLGVVRIDDREFVLADIPGLIEGAHEGHGLGDRFLGHVERCRALLHLVDATGEHAGRDYKTVRLELAAYGAGLDEKTEIVALSKIDAVDPEHLKKQKERLKRAMTSWGPEGQEKRPLLLLSAATSMGVTEALRGLAAAREAAERAEAPVEPAPAWTP; from the coding sequence TGCGCTCCGGCGACGGCGGGGCGGGATGCGTCTCCTTCCGGCGCGAGAAATTCATCGAGTTCGGGGGACCGGACGGCGGAGACGGCGGCCGTGGCGGCGATGTCGTCGCCATCTGCGTCGACGGGCTCAACACGCTGATCGACTATCGCTATCAGCAGCATTTCAAGGCGCGGACCGGCACCCATGGCATGGGCAAGAACCGCGCCGGCGCCAAGGGCGCGGACGCGGTGCTGAAGGTCCCGGTCGGCACGCAGATTTTCGAGGAGGACGAGGAGACGCTGATCGCCGATCTCACCGAGGTCGGGCAGACCGCGGTGATCGCGCGCGGCGGCAATGGCGGCTTCGGCAATCTCCATTTCACCACCTCGACCAATCGCGCGCCGCGCCGCGCCAATCCCGGCCAGGAAGGGATCGAGCGCAATATCGTTCTGCGGCTGAAACTGATCGCCGACGCCGGCCTCATCGGCCTGCCCAACGCCGGCAAATCGACCTTTCTGGCGAGCGTCTCCGCGGCCAGGCCGAAGATCGCCGATTATCCTTTCACCACGCTCTATCCGGGCCTCGGCGTGGTGCGCATCGACGATCGCGAATTCGTGCTCGCCGATATTCCCGGGCTGATCGAGGGCGCGCATGAGGGCCATGGGCTCGGCGACCGCTTCCTCGGCCATGTGGAGCGCTGCCGGGCGTTGCTGCATCTCGTCGACGCGACCGGCGAACATGCGGGCCGCGATTACAAGACCGTGCGGCTCGAGCTCGCCGCCTATGGCGCGGGGCTGGACGAGAAGACCGAGATCGTCGCTCTGTCCAAAATCGACGCCGTCGATCCAGAGCATTTGAAGAAGCAGAAAGAGCGGCTGAAGCGCGCCATGACCAGCTGGGGCCCCGAGGGCCAGGAGAAGCGGCCGCTTCTCTTGCTATCGGCCGCCACCAGCATGGGCGTGACCGAGGCGCTGCGCGGACTCGCGGCGGCGCGCGAAGCGGCCGAGCGGGCCGAAGCGCCCGTCGAGCCGGCGCCCGCCTGGACGCCGTGA
- the argJ gene encoding bifunctional glutamate N-acetyltransferase/amino-acid acetyltransferase ArgJ yields MAKAAPVSPLAPKTYPEIPPIEGVRFAVGQAGVRYADRTDVMLALFDPGTQVAGVFTRSKCPSAPVDWCRSRLEGGKARALLVNSGNANAFTGKAGKEAVKASAKLVAAAVGAPEKHVFLASTGVIGEPLDASKFDGVMDRLVTSARPDGWREAASAIMTTDTYPKLSTRVARLGEVEVRIAGIAKGAGMIAPDMATMLSFVFTDAPIAAEVLQTLLSRSVRGSFNSITVDSDTSTSDTLLLFATGAAEKRGAPWIEKASDRALADFRRALDEVLLDLAQQVVKDGEGARKFVEITVDGAENAAAAKRIALSIANSPLVKTAIAGEDANWGRVVMAVGKAGEAADRDKLAIWFGGVRVAHKGQRDPDYDEAQVSEIMKRDEIALRVDLGLGKGSARVWTCDLTKEYVAINGDYRS; encoded by the coding sequence ATGGCCAAGGCCGCTCCCGTCTCGCCGCTCGCTCCCAAGACCTATCCCGAGATTCCGCCCATCGAGGGCGTTCGCTTCGCCGTCGGGCAGGCGGGCGTGCGCTACGCCGACCGCACCGATGTGATGCTCGCTCTCTTCGATCCGGGCACGCAGGTCGCCGGCGTGTTCACGCGCTCGAAATGCCCCTCGGCGCCGGTCGACTGGTGCCGCTCTCGCCTTGAGGGCGGCAAGGCGCGGGCGCTGCTGGTCAATTCCGGCAACGCCAACGCCTTCACCGGCAAGGCCGGCAAGGAGGCGGTGAAAGCCTCCGCCAAGCTCGTCGCGGCGGCCGTGGGAGCGCCCGAGAAGCATGTGTTTCTCGCTTCGACCGGCGTCATCGGCGAGCCGCTCGACGCATCGAAATTCGATGGCGTGATGGACAGGCTCGTGACAAGCGCGCGGCCGGACGGCTGGCGCGAGGCGGCCTCCGCCATCATGACCACCGACACCTATCCCAAGCTGTCGACGCGCGTGGCGCGGCTCGGCGAGGTCGAGGTGCGCATCGCCGGAATCGCCAAGGGCGCCGGCATGATCGCGCCGGACATGGCGACCATGCTGTCCTTCGTCTTCACCGATGCGCCGATCGCCGCCGAGGTTCTGCAGACACTGCTGTCGCGCTCGGTGCGCGGCTCTTTCAACAGCATCACCGTCGACAGCGACACCTCCACTTCCGACACGCTGCTGCTGTTCGCCACCGGCGCGGCGGAAAAGCGCGGCGCGCCCTGGATAGAGAAGGCCAGCGATCGCGCGCTCGCCGATTTCCGCCGGGCGCTCGACGAGGTGCTGCTCGATCTCGCGCAGCAGGTGGTGAAGGACGGCGAAGGCGCGCGCAAATTCGTCGAGATCACCGTGGACGGCGCCGAGAACGCCGCCGCAGCCAAGCGCATCGCCCTCTCCATCGCCAATTCGCCGCTGGTGAAGACGGCGATCGCCGGCGAGGACGCCAATTGGGGCCGCGTGGTGATGGCGGTGGGCAAGGCGGGCGAGGCCGCCGATCGCGACAAGCTCGCCATCTGGTTCGGCGGCGTGCGCGTCGCCCACAAGGGCCAACGCGATCCGGACTATGACGAGGCGCAGGTCTCGGAGATCATGAAGCGCGACGAGATCGCGCTGCGCGTCGACCTTGGCCTCGGCAAAGGCTCGGCGCGCGTCTGGACCTGTGATCTCACCAAGGAATATGTCGCCATCAACGGCGACTATAGGAGCTGA
- a CDS encoding peptidylprolyl isomerase, with protein MPHLETKRLRGRGAVVALGVSVLLTAVALPAQAKVLAKVNGVEISDDDVKTALDDLGSGLPRQLEGKARENYVLDFLIDEQLVVQKAQRDKLGESPDFAKKLAYLRDKALMESLLGKIAKDAVTEDAIKKTYDEAAKNQKPETEVHAHHILVPTEDEAKAALKRVKGGEDFGKVADEVSKDPGARGGDLGWFTKDRMVPEFAEAAYKLEPGQISDPVKTQFGWHVIKLDEKRPKVFPPLDQVREQVSRYVAQKAQSDLIVQLREGAKIERTEAPAEEKPAEKKPEEKKPAEKKK; from the coding sequence ATGCCTCACCTCGAGACCAAGCGTCTTCGCGGCCGGGGGGCCGTCGTCGCGCTCGGCGTCAGCGTTCTGCTCACGGCCGTCGCGCTTCCGGCGCAGGCCAAGGTTCTCGCTAAAGTCAATGGCGTCGAGATCTCGGACGACGATGTGAAAACAGCGCTCGACGATCTCGGCTCCGGCCTGCCGCGGCAATTGGAGGGCAAGGCCCGCGAGAATTATGTTCTGGATTTTCTGATCGACGAGCAGCTCGTGGTGCAGAAGGCGCAACGCGACAAGCTCGGCGAATCGCCGGATTTCGCCAAGAAGCTCGCCTATCTGCGCGACAAGGCGCTCATGGAATCGCTGCTCGGCAAGATCGCCAAGGATGCGGTGACCGAGGACGCGATCAAGAAGACCTATGACGAGGCCGCCAAGAACCAGAAGCCCGAGACCGAGGTCCACGCCCATCACATTCTGGTGCCGACCGAGGACGAGGCCAAGGCCGCGCTGAAGCGTGTGAAGGGCGGCGAGGATTTCGGCAAGGTCGCGGACGAGGTTTCCAAGGACCCGGGCGCGCGCGGCGGCGATCTCGGCTGGTTCACCAAGGACCGCATGGTGCCGGAGTTCGCCGAGGCGGCTTACAAGCTCGAGCCGGGACAGATTTCCGATCCGGTGAAGACGCAGTTCGGCTGGCACGTCATCAAGCTCGACGAGAAGCGTCCGAAGGTGTTCCCGCCGCTCGACCAGGTGCGCGAGCAGGTTTCCCGCTATGTGGCGCAGAAGGCCCAGTCGGACCTCATCGTCCAGCTGCGCGAGGGCGCCAAGATCGAGCGCACTGAAGCGCCGGCCGAGGAGAAGCCCGCCGAGAAGAAGCCGGAAGAGAAGAAGCCGGCCGAGAAGAAGAAGTAA
- a CDS encoding MFS transporter: MNVTTAIRSEDADEARAYAKVTRRVLPLLFLCYVLAYLDRVNVSFAKLQMLGDLQFGDAVYGLGAGVFFLGYFLLEVPSNLILHRVGARLWIARIMISWGLVSAATLFVTTPTMFYVMRFLLGAAEAGFFPGVIYYLTRWYPAARRGRITALFMTAVPIAGVVGSPVSGWVLERFAGVHGLAGWQWLFLLEGLPSILAGVLVLLALDDSIAKASWLTQSEKALLSARLAADPEPAASHSLRDAVGRPLVWILSLVYFGLAMGLYGVGFWLPTLVAATGVKSPLHIGVLSAAPYAAASVAMVLVGFSADRWGERRWHITLPCAFGAVGLVLSAVYAAQTIPALLALTVASAGILSALPLFWSLPTAFLRGAAAAGGIALINSLGNLAGFASPYMVGYLKELPHGADVATYALAAFLALSGVLVIACVPRRLADR, encoded by the coding sequence ATGAACGTAACCACAGCGATCCGCTCCGAAGACGCCGACGAGGCGCGCGCCTACGCCAAGGTCACGCGGCGCGTTCTGCCGCTGCTCTTTCTCTGCTATGTGCTGGCCTATCTCGACCGCGTGAATGTGAGCTTCGCCAAGCTGCAGATGCTCGGCGACCTCCAATTCGGCGATGCGGTCTATGGGCTCGGCGCCGGCGTGTTCTTCCTCGGCTATTTCCTGCTCGAGGTTCCGAGCAATCTGATCCTGCACCGCGTCGGCGCGCGGCTGTGGATCGCGCGGATCATGATCTCCTGGGGCCTCGTCTCGGCCGCGACGCTGTTCGTGACCACGCCGACGATGTTCTATGTCATGCGCTTTCTGCTCGGCGCGGCGGAGGCCGGATTCTTCCCCGGCGTCATTTATTATCTCACGCGCTGGTATCCGGCCGCCCGCCGCGGCCGCATCACCGCCCTGTTCATGACCGCCGTGCCGATCGCCGGCGTGGTCGGCAGCCCCGTGTCGGGCTGGGTTCTGGAGCGCTTTGCGGGCGTCCACGGCCTCGCCGGCTGGCAATGGCTGTTCCTGCTCGAGGGCCTGCCCTCCATTCTCGCCGGCGTTCTCGTGCTGCTGGCGCTCGACGACAGCATAGCGAAAGCGTCCTGGTTGACGCAGAGCGAGAAGGCGTTGCTGAGCGCGCGGCTCGCCGCCGACCCGGAGCCCGCCGCCTCTCATTCGCTGCGCGACGCAGTCGGACGGCCACTGGTGTGGATATTGAGCCTCGTCTATTTCGGCCTCGCCATGGGGCTCTATGGCGTCGGCTTCTGGCTGCCGACCCTGGTCGCCGCGACCGGCGTGAAGAGCCCTTTGCACATCGGCGTCTTATCCGCGGCGCCCTATGCGGCGGCGAGCGTCGCCATGGTGCTCGTCGGCTTCAGCGCGGACCGGTGGGGCGAAAGGCGCTGGCACATCACGCTGCCTTGCGCCTTCGGCGCCGTCGGACTCGTTCTCAGCGCGGTCTACGCCGCTCAGACGATTCCGGCGCTGCTCGCCCTGACCGTGGCGAGCGCCGGAATTCTGTCGGCGCTGCCGCTGTTCTGGAGCCTTCCGACGGCCTTTCTGCGCGGCGCGGCGGCGGCCGGCGGCATAGCGCTCATCAATTCGCTCGGCAATCTCGCCGGCTTCGCCAGCCCCTATATGGTCGGCTATCTGAAGGAGCTGCCGCATGGCGCAGATGTCGCGACCTATGCGCTCGCCGCCTTTCTGGCGCTCAGCGGCGTGCTCGTGATCGCCTGCGTGCCGCGGCGGCTCGCCGACCGCTGA
- a CDS encoding bifunctional [glutamine synthetase] adenylyltransferase/[glutamine synthetase]-adenylyl-L-tyrosine phosphorylase: MTPNEAPESGALLARARRIVDPVDRVQAQAALARVLECDKNGALAALLAERPEAVALLEGGFGSSSYLTDLSARDPARLARLLAADPARSMARIVDAMKAGRQSEAELMRALRLAKQEAALLIGLADLAKAWTTLEATAALTRLADAALSAAAVFALREAAAAGWLELYDQRMPERGCGWIFLAMGKQGAHELNYSSDIDLIVLFDRRRARLTRPDEDVDLFVRLTKRVVRIVSEITPDGYVFRTDLRLRPDPGATPIAIPLEAAFSYYESMGQNWERAAFIKARAAAGDRLAGEEFLAELAPFVWRKNFDFAAIADVHSIKRQIHAFKGHGEIAVLGHDVKLGRGGIREIEFFVQTQQLITGGRNPDLRGRATLPVLDALVAAGWIEASVRDDLSDAYLFLRDVEHRIQMVADRQTHALPSDETEALRIARMMGFATLDEFSAALLQRLTKVQGHYARLFESAPQLSSALGNLVFTGGEDDPDTLETLAQLGFARPKTVTETIRGWHFGRYAATRSTKARERLTELTPALLEALASTDNPDQAFLAFDRLLAGLPAGVQLFAVLVSQPRLLHLLTAILGTAPKLAAAISRRPRVLDALLEPAFFDHLPDEAELAAALERSLRDARSYEETLDRARIFGQEQKFLVGVRILTGALSVAEAGAAYARLAEALIAALMARVSAEFAQAHGEIEGGGVAVVALGKLGGREMTAASDLDLMLLYDADQNAESNGERPLAAPSYYARLTQRLIAALSAPMAQGLLYEVDFRLRPSGSKGPLAVSLRAFEEYHAEEAWTWEHMALTRARVVAGERSFSARVEAAIGVALTRARDPEKLRADVLDMRKRLEREKPAKSVWDLKQALGGLIDVEFITQYLLLRHAEAHPDCLATTTGLALERLTRLGLIEPDAAETLIAAVRLYQGLIQSLRLAIDQDFDPRQAPRGLFDLLLRAGEAPDMKHLEAHLVETQTRVREIFAQIVGGERA; this comes from the coding sequence ATGACGCCGAACGAGGCGCCCGAGTCGGGCGCGCTTCTCGCGCGCGCGCGCAGGATCGTCGATCCGGTCGACCGCGTTCAGGCGCAGGCGGCTCTCGCCCGTGTGCTCGAATGTGACAAGAATGGCGCGCTCGCCGCATTGCTCGCCGAACGGCCCGAGGCGGTTGCTCTCCTCGAGGGGGGCTTCGGCTCCTCGTCCTATCTCACCGATCTTTCCGCACGCGACCCGGCCCGGCTCGCGCGGCTGCTCGCGGCCGATCCGGCGCGGAGCATGGCTCGCATCGTCGACGCGATGAAAGCCGGTCGACAGAGCGAAGCCGAGTTGATGCGGGCGCTGAGGCTCGCCAAGCAGGAGGCGGCGCTGCTCATCGGCCTTGCCGATCTCGCCAAGGCGTGGACGACGCTGGAGGCCACCGCGGCGCTGACGCGGCTCGCCGACGCCGCGCTTTCGGCCGCCGCCGTCTTCGCCTTGCGCGAGGCCGCGGCGGCGGGCTGGCTCGAGCTCTATGACCAGCGCATGCCGGAACGCGGCTGCGGTTGGATTTTCCTGGCGATGGGCAAACAGGGCGCCCATGAGCTGAATTATTCCTCCGACATCGATCTCATCGTTCTGTTCGACCGCCGCCGCGCCCGGCTCACGCGGCCCGACGAAGACGTCGATCTCTTCGTCAGGCTGACCAAGCGCGTCGTGCGGATCGTCAGTGAAATCACGCCCGACGGCTATGTGTTCCGCACCGATCTGCGCCTTCGGCCCGATCCCGGCGCGACGCCGATCGCCATACCGCTCGAGGCGGCCTTTTCCTATTACGAGAGCATGGGCCAGAATTGGGAGCGCGCCGCCTTCATCAAAGCGCGCGCCGCCGCCGGCGATCGTCTCGCTGGTGAAGAATTTCTCGCCGAGCTCGCGCCCTTCGTCTGGCGCAAGAATTTCGACTTCGCCGCCATCGCCGATGTGCATTCGATCAAGCGGCAGATTCACGCCTTCAAGGGGCATGGCGAGATCGCCGTGCTCGGCCATGACGTGAAACTCGGCCGCGGCGGCATTCGCGAGATCGAATTCTTCGTCCAGACGCAGCAGCTCATCACCGGGGGCCGCAATCCCGATCTGCGTGGCCGCGCCACTCTGCCTGTGCTGGACGCGCTCGTCGCCGCCGGCTGGATCGAGGCGTCGGTGCGCGACGATCTTTCCGACGCCTATCTGTTCCTGCGCGATGTCGAGCATCGCATCCAAATGGTCGCCGATCGCCAGACTCATGCGCTGCCGAGCGACGAGACCGAGGCGCTGCGCATCGCCCGTATGATGGGCTTCGCGACTCTGGACGAATTTTCTGCGGCTCTGCTCCAGCGCCTGACGAAAGTGCAGGGGCATTACGCGCGCCTGTTCGAGAGCGCGCCTCAGCTCTCCTCCGCTCTCGGCAATCTCGTCTTCACCGGCGGCGAGGACGATCCGGATACGCTGGAGACCCTTGCGCAGCTCGGCTTCGCGCGGCCGAAGACGGTGACCGAGACCATTCGCGGCTGGCATTTCGGCCGCTACGCTGCGACGCGCTCCACAAAGGCGCGCGAACGGCTGACCGAGCTGACCCCGGCGCTGCTGGAAGCTCTCGCCTCGACCGACAATCCCGATCAGGCCTTCCTCGCCTTCGATCGGCTGCTCGCCGGATTGCCGGCCGGCGTGCAGCTGTTCGCGGTTCTGGTGTCGCAGCCGCGGCTGCTGCATCTGCTCACCGCGATCCTCGGCACGGCGCCCAAGCTCGCCGCCGCCATTTCGCGACGCCCGCGCGTGCTCGACGCGCTGCTGGAGCCGGCCTTTTTCGACCATCTGCCCGATGAGGCGGAGCTCGCGGCGGCGTTGGAGCGAAGCCTGCGCGACGCGCGCTCCTATGAGGAGACGCTGGACCGCGCGCGCATCTTCGGACAGGAGCAGAAATTCCTCGTCGGCGTGCGAATATTGACTGGAGCGCTGTCGGTCGCCGAGGCCGGCGCCGCTTATGCGCGGCTCGCCGAGGCTTTGATCGCGGCGCTGATGGCGCGCGTCTCGGCCGAGTTCGCGCAGGCGCATGGCGAGATCGAGGGCGGGGGCGTCGCCGTGGTCGCGCTGGGCAAGCTCGGCGGGCGCGAGATGACGGCGGCGTCGGATCTCGATCTGATGCTGCTCTATGACGCCGACCAGAACGCCGAGTCGAATGGCGAGCGGCCGCTCGCCGCGCCCTCTTATTATGCGCGGCTGACGCAGCGGCTCATCGCGGCTTTGTCGGCGCCGATGGCGCAGGGGCTGCTCTATGAGGTCGACTTCCGGCTGCGCCCTTCCGGCAGCAAGGGGCCGCTGGCGGTGAGTCTGCGCGCTTTCGAGGAGTATCACGCCGAGGAGGCCTGGACCTGGGAGCATATGGCTTTGACGCGTGCGCGCGTCGTCGCGGGTGAGCGCTCGTTTTCCGCGCGCGTCGAGGCGGCGATCGGCGTGGCGCTGACGCGTGCGCGCGACCCCGAGAAGCTGCGCGCCGATGTGCTCGACATGCGCAAGCGCCTCGAGCGGGAGAAGCCGGCGAAGAGCGTCTGGGATTTGAAGCAGGCGCTGGGTGGGCTGATCGACGTCGAGTTCATCACGCAATATCTGCTGCTGCGCCATGCGGAGGCGCATCCGGACTGTCTCGCGACGACGACTGGGCTCGCGCTCGAGCGCCTCACGCGTCTCGGCCTGATCGAGCCGGATGCGGCGGAGACTTTGATCGCCGCCGTTCGCCTCTATCAGGGCCTCATCCAGTCGTTGCGTCTCGCCATCGACCAGGATTTCGATCCGCGTCAGGCGCCGCGCGGCCTGTTCGATCTGCTGCTGCGCGCCGGCGAAGCGCCGGACATGAAACATCTCGAAGCGCATCTCGTGGAGACGCAGACGCGCGTGCGCGAGATTTTTGCGCAGATCGTCGGAGGGGAGCGAGCCTGA
- a CDS encoding four-helix bundle copper-binding protein — translation MERRDFVTAFGALAAAAAASSAFAGEDPHAGHKMSHGAKYKALLDSSSHCVAVGEDCLRHCFEMLAMNDASMGACTKATYDLVAACGALAKLAGTNSAFTPAFAKVVADVCAACKKECDKFPSIAECKACGEACQACAEECHKVAA, via the coding sequence ATGGAACGTCGTGACTTTGTTACCGCTTTCGGCGCGCTTGCCGCCGCTGCCGCCGCCTCCTCCGCTTTCGCGGGAGAGGATCCTCATGCCGGCCACAAAATGTCTCATGGCGCGAAATATAAGGCCTTGCTCGATTCGAGCAGCCATTGCGTCGCCGTGGGCGAAGACTGCCTGCGTCATTGCTTCGAGATGCTGGCGATGAACGACGCCAGCATGGGCGCCTGCACCAAGGCGACCTATGACCTCGTCGCCGCCTGCGGCGCCCTGGCCAAGCTCGCCGGCACCAATTCCGCTTTCACGCCGGCCTTCGCCAAGGTCGTCGCGGATGTGTGCGCGGCCTGCAAGAAGGAATGCGACAAGTTCCCGTCGATCGCCGAATGCAAGGCCTGCGGCGAAGCTTGCCAGGCTTGTGCGGAAGAGTGCCATAAGGTCGCCGCCTGA
- a CDS encoding MgtC/SapB family protein, with protein MAAFLSFNPAEFLNTLISLSVALLLGTLIGAERQYRQRTAGLRTNALVALGAAAFVDLGLRLNGQVGATQVLAYIASGVGFLGAGVIIKDGANITGINTAATIWCSAVTGAFAGADHEAEAALMAVFTLIGNMFLRPLVHRIERAPLDERATEAIYRLHVTVTQTRRDALRDLMVEKLEAANYPVRDIEELERGDEEVELIAILTSTSVDPKELDAVAADLGKISGVEHVSWTAQTSE; from the coding sequence ATGGCGGCGTTTTTGAGCTTCAATCCGGCTGAATTCTTGAATACTTTGATTTCATTGAGTGTTGCGCTTCTGCTCGGCACGCTGATCGGCGCCGAGCGACAATATCGGCAGCGCACGGCGGGTTTGCGCACCAATGCTCTGGTCGCACTCGGCGCCGCCGCTTTCGTCGATCTCGGCCTGCGGCTCAACGGTCAGGTCGGCGCGACCCAAGTGCTGGCCTATATCGCCTCTGGCGTCGGCTTTCTCGGCGCCGGCGTCATCATCAAGGACGGCGCCAATATCACAGGCATCAATACGGCGGCGACGATCTGGTGCTCGGCGGTGACGGGCGCCTTCGCCGGCGCCGACCATGAGGCCGAGGCGGCGCTGATGGCGGTCTTCACCCTTATCGGCAACATGTTCCTGCGTCCGCTGGTGCATCGCATCGAGCGCGCGCCGCTGGACGAGCGCGCGACCGAGGCGATCTACCGCCTGCATGTGACGGTCACCCAGACGCGGCGCGACGCGCTGCGCGATCTGATGGTGGAAAAGCTCGAAGCGGCGAATTATCCGGTCCGAGACATAGAGGAGCTGGAGCGCGGTGACGAAGAGGTCGAGCTCATCGCCATTCTGACCTCGACCAGCGTCGATCCGAAGGAACTCGACGCCGTGGCCGCCGATCTCGGCAAGATCTCCGGCGTCGAGCATGTGAGCTGGACCGCGCAGACGAGCGAGTGA
- a CDS encoding ParB/RepB/Spo0J family partition protein, with translation MAEEVRTRLGRGLAALIGEAGDETPAVERARGQRKVPIEFLRPNPRNPRVAFGEDDLADLAASIREKGIIQPILVRTVPGVADAYEIITGERRWRAAQLANLSDVPVLVHEADDREALELAIIENVQRADLNAIEEARGYERLSGEFGYSQTELARIIGKSRSHVANTIRLLNLPEATRRLVSDGAISAGHARALLAVEDPDAVARKVVADGLSVRDVEQLAQRESGATEAKPRKSRVEKDADTIAIEKMLTDALGLNVSIQHRGESGDLRIRYTTLEQLDGLCRRLTG, from the coding sequence ATGGCCGAGGAAGTTCGCACGCGATTGGGGCGCGGCCTCGCCGCCCTCATCGGAGAGGCTGGCGATGAGACGCCGGCGGTGGAGCGGGCGCGCGGCCAGCGCAAGGTTCCGATCGAATTTTTGCGTCCCAATCCGCGCAATCCGCGCGTCGCCTTCGGCGAGGATGATCTCGCCGATCTCGCCGCCTCGATCCGCGAGAAGGGGATCATTCAGCCGATCCTGGTGCGCACCGTTCCCGGCGTCGCCGACGCCTATGAGATCATCACCGGCGAGCGCCGCTGGCGCGCCGCTCAGCTCGCCAATCTGTCGGATGTGCCGGTGCTGGTGCATGAGGCCGACGACCGCGAGGCGCTGGAGCTCGCCATCATCGAGAATGTCCAGCGCGCCGATCTCAATGCCATCGAGGAGGCGCGCGGCTATGAGCGGCTGAGCGGCGAGTTCGGCTATTCGCAGACTGAGCTGGCCCGCATTATCGGCAAGAGCCGCTCGCATGTCGCCAATACGATTCGCTTGCTCAATCTGCCGGAGGCGACGCGGCGCCTCGTCAGCGATGGCGCAATTTCGGCGGGCCATGCGCGCGCGCTGCTGGCGGTCGAGGACCCGGACGCCGTCGCGCGCAAGGTGGTGGCCGATGGGCTGAGCGTGCGCGACGTCGAGCAGCTGGCGCAGCGCGAATCCGGCGCGACCGAGGCGAAGCCGCGCAAGTCGCGTGTCGAGAAGGACGCTGATACGATCGCGATCGAGAAAATGCTGACCGACGCGCTCGGCCTCAATGTGAGCATTCAGCACCGAGGGGAGTCAGGCGATCTGCGCATTCGCTATACGACGCTCGAGCAGCTGGACGGGCTGTGCCGGAGACTGACGGGCTGA
- a CDS encoding ParA family protein, giving the protein MANQKGGVGKTTTAINLGTALAAVGETVLVIDLDPQGNASTGLGVDRKARKISTYDVLLGESSLADAIVATAVPRLSIAPSTLDLLGVELQIAGDKDRAFRLKRAVAELMAAERHEQIPAFTYVLVDCPPSLNLLTINALASADSVVVPLQCEFFALEGLSQLLSTVDQVRKTLNSRLTIHGIVLTMFDPRNNLATQVVADVRRFMGDKVYETVIPRNVRVSEAPSYGKPVLLYDLKCSGSQAYLKLATEVIQREKQLRAA; this is encoded by the coding sequence ATGGCCAATCAGAAGGGCGGCGTCGGCAAGACGACCACCGCCATCAATCTCGGCACCGCGCTCGCCGCTGTGGGCGAGACCGTTCTGGTGATCGATCTCGATCCGCAAGGCAATGCCTCGACCGGCCTCGGCGTCGATCGCAAGGCGCGCAAAATCTCCACCTATGACGTGCTGCTCGGCGAGAGCAGCCTCGCCGATGCGATCGTCGCCACCGCCGTTCCGCGCCTCTCGATCGCTCCCTCCACGCTCGATCTGCTCGGCGTCGAATTGCAGATCGCCGGCGACAAGGATCGCGCCTTTCGCCTGAAGCGCGCCGTCGCCGAGCTGATGGCCGCCGAGCGTCACGAGCAGATTCCGGCTTTCACCTATGTTCTGGTCGACTGCCCGCCCTCGCTCAATCTGCTGACGATCAATGCGCTGGCCAGCGCCGATTCGGTCGTCGTGCCGCTACAATGCGAATTCTTCGCGCTCGAAGGTCTGTCGCAGCTATTGTCGACGGTCGATCAGGTCAGGAAGACGCTGAATTCTCGGCTGACGATTCACGGCATCGTGCTGACCATGTTCGATCCGCGCAATAATCTCGCGACCCAGGTGGTCGCCGATGTGCGGCGCTTCATGGGCGATAAGGTCTATGAGACGGTGATTCCGCGCAATGTGCGCGTGTCCGAGGCTCCATCCTATGGCAAGCCGGTGCTGCTCTATGATCTCAAATGCAGCGGCAGCCAGGCCTATCTGAAGCTCGCGACCGAAGTGATCCAGCGCGAGAAGCAGCTGCGCGCGGCCTGA